A single genomic interval of bacterium harbors:
- a CDS encoding VOC family protein — MILGIHHTGISVMDLDRSICFYRDLLGMDLLWRIDHKRGEALEKVVGLKEVDVSYAMLQGWGGRIELFQYHSPVGVPHPPDRPVCDKGITHVAFQVEGIQELYSRLKEAGVRFHSEPQKVREGVTAAYMRDPDGIVVELVEYRES, encoded by the coding sequence ATGATCCTTGGAATCCACCACACTGGAATCAGCGTCATGGATCTTGATCGATCCATTTGCTTTTATCGGGATCTGCTTGGCATGGATCTGCTTTGGCGCATTGACCACAAGAGGGGAGAGGCGCTGGAGAAGGTAGTGGGCCTTAAGGAAGTGGATGTATCTTACGCCATGCTCCAGGGGTGGGGAGGTCGTATCGAGCTTTTTCAGTATCATTCGCCCGTGGGTGTGCCCCATCCCCCTGACAGGCCTGTTTGCGACAAGGGAATCACTCATGTGGCCTTTCAGGTGGAAGGAATCCAGGAACTGTACAGCAGGCTCAAAGAGGCCGGAGTGAGATTCCATAGCGAACCCCAGAAGGTTCGTGAGGGAGTCACAGCTGCATACATGAGGGACCCGGACGGGATAGTGGTGGAGCTGGTGGAGTACAGGGAGAGCTAA
- a CDS encoding ABC transporter ATP-binding protein, with product MNFLEVKDIRVYYGKAVGLAGLSLHVESGEMVGVVGPNGAGKSTLLRAVSGMVPVQGEILLEQDPIQNKKPHEIIARGVVHCPERRQLFPEFTVEENLQMGAFLRRDKQGIRKDMERVYELFPVLAERKRQISGTLSGGEQQMVAIGRSLMGRPRLLMMDEPSIGLSPLVKGHLADRILEIWRSGIMVMLVEQDAALALELTQRVYIMEHGKVGLEGPSQDLVHDEQVRKVYFQLG from the coding sequence GTGAATTTCCTGGAGGTCAAGGACATAAGAGTTTACTACGGCAAGGCTGTGGGGCTTGCAGGATTAAGCCTCCACGTTGAGTCCGGGGAAATGGTGGGTGTGGTGGGTCCCAATGGGGCTGGCAAGAGCACACTTTTGCGGGCAGTGTCCGGGATGGTTCCTGTACAAGGTGAGATACTCCTGGAACAGGATCCAATACAAAACAAGAAACCTCACGAGATAATTGCCCGGGGAGTCGTGCATTGCCCGGAGAGAAGGCAACTCTTCCCGGAATTCACTGTGGAAGAGAATCTCCAGATGGGGGCCTTCTTGCGAAGGGACAAACAAGGCATTCGCAAGGACATGGAGAGGGTTTACGAACTGTTCCCGGTTCTAGCCGAAAGAAAGAGGCAAATCTCCGGTACCCTTAGCGGGGGGGAGCAACAAATGGTGGCCATAGGTCGCTCCCTCATGGGCAGGCCCAGGCTGTTGATGATGGATGAGCCCTCCATAGGGCTGTCCCCCTTGGTCAAGGGGCATCTGGCCGACAGGATTTTGGAAATCTGGAGATCGGGGATCATGGTTATGCTGGTGGAGCAGGACGCTGCCTTGGCTCTTGAGTTAACACAAAGGGTCTACATTATGGAGCATGGGAAAGTCGGGCTTGAAGGCCCCAGCCAAGATCTCGTGCACGATGAGCAGGTTCGAAAGGTTTATTTCCAGCTTGGCTGA
- a CDS encoding ABC transporter ATP-binding protein — protein sequence MSKILEVKGLSKAFGGLQALLDFHMEVVEGELVGIIGPNGAGKTTLFNLMTGFLKPDRGQVILKGFEITRLKPHQIVNRGMTRTFQLVELFKDMSVLETVMVPLLSARARKAHKGKPWHRAMEYLDRMGLGQRALEKTGSLAFGELRLLDIARAMATEPEVLLLDEPFSGLDAEDAKILAQAIREMHSSGQTMVIIEHRLKDLLKLAQRVVAMVFGEKVAEGTPQQVMEDQRVISAYLGQRRP from the coding sequence ATGTCCAAGATCCTCGAGGTGAAAGGATTGAGCAAGGCTTTCGGAGGACTCCAGGCATTGCTGGACTTCCATATGGAAGTGGTAGAAGGGGAACTGGTGGGCATCATAGGACCCAATGGAGCGGGTAAGACAACCCTTTTTAATCTCATGACAGGCTTTTTGAAGCCGGACAGAGGTCAGGTCATCTTGAAGGGATTCGAGATAACCAGGCTCAAACCCCACCAGATAGTCAATCGAGGAATGACTCGTACCTTCCAACTGGTAGAGCTCTTTAAGGACATGAGCGTGCTGGAAACCGTAATGGTGCCGCTGTTGTCTGCACGAGCAAGAAAAGCTCACAAGGGTAAGCCTTGGCATAGGGCCATGGAATACCTAGATCGTATGGGTCTGGGACAAAGGGCTTTGGAGAAAACAGGGAGTCTGGCCTTCGGGGAACTCAGACTCCTAGACATTGCACGAGCCATGGCCACCGAGCCCGAGGTGCTGCTCTTGGATGAGCCTTTCTCCGGGCTGGATGCTGAGGATGCAAAGATCCTCGCCCAAGCCATAAGAGAAATGCACAGCTCGGGTCAGACCATGGTCATAATCGAACATAGGCTCAAGGATCTTTTAAAACTCGCTCAAAGGGTTGTGGCCATGGTTTTCGGGGAAAAAGTGGCGGAGGGAACTCCACAGCAGGTCATGGAAGACCAGAGGGTTATCTCTGCGTACTTAGGCCAGAGGAGGCCGTAA
- a CDS encoding branched-chain amino acid ABC transporter permease, translating into MTYQKLLTMVVSWISVATLWVFIKATRTGKSISAVAQNLDAAVLMGIQPEKVYLLTMGISAALAGTAGVLIAPILEATPGMWAFPLFKAFAVVIIGGLGSVEGAILSAMLLGYFETMVSRLISANYPDMVYLVAIVLILVLRPRGLMGRRTR; encoded by the coding sequence GTGACTTACCAAAAGCTTCTTACCATGGTAGTGTCCTGGATTTCTGTTGCGACACTTTGGGTTTTCATAAAAGCCACCAGGACTGGCAAGTCCATCTCCGCTGTGGCCCAAAACTTGGATGCTGCAGTGCTTATGGGCATACAGCCTGAGAAGGTGTATCTACTTACCATGGGGATCTCGGCCGCCTTGGCAGGCACAGCCGGGGTCTTGATTGCCCCCATCCTAGAGGCAACACCAGGCATGTGGGCTTTTCCATTGTTCAAGGCTTTTGCCGTAGTCATCATTGGAGGCCTGGGTAGCGTAGAAGGGGCCATCCTTTCCGCTATGCTTCTGGGTTATTTCGAAACCATGGTCAGCCGACTGATCTCAGCCAACTACCCGGACATGGTCTACTTGGTGGCCATTGTCTTGATTTTGGTTTTGAGGCCTAGAGGACTCATGGGTAGAAGAACTCGATGA
- a CDS encoding long-chain-fatty-acid--CoA ligase — translation MPWSREGVTRESIDGVELLIYEERPASLAHMFKDSVARNPQKEALICGDLRWTYQELESMVNRASFFLSQRCGLGKGDRLAVILNNCPEFVILYLAVTSLGAVFVPLNGRLKARELFPQIMKARPKVLVSGEDTWPEVKEFLDKIQGLVRIFKQGDPAFGAESLEELLLGPDAPAPCLDHLQEGDLCSIIFTSGTTGTPKGVMISHRNVVNTAQACARVFSSTCQDVDLIMVPLFHVTGLHTQLCKSLYLGSTTVLMRSFKADQALEIIERERVTLSISVPTIYWLMLNSPSFTGRDLRSFRTIVYGGAPCPPELISRLQEAFPWASLINAGGLTEGTSLQYALPPQDALRKAGSVGFPTPCTETRIVDEDGKEVPVGEVGELLLKGAAIAMGYWEDPVETSRAFKGGWLHTGDMARVDEEGYLWLMDRKKDMIIRGGENIYSIEVENVLYAFPKVLEAAVVGMPDPVFGEQVKAFVVLRESEQSTQEEIREFCSRHLADYKVPKFIEILKEPLPRNPGGKVQKELLKKGVF, via the coding sequence ATGCCCTGGTCCCGCGAGGGAGTCACAAGAGAGTCCATAGATGGTGTGGAGCTTCTCATTTACGAGGAAAGGCCTGCCAGCCTTGCTCACATGTTCAAAGACTCGGTGGCTCGAAATCCGCAAAAAGAGGCCTTGATCTGTGGAGATCTGAGGTGGACTTACCAGGAGCTGGAATCCATGGTAAACCGGGCCAGCTTCTTTCTTTCACAGAGATGCGGTCTTGGCAAAGGAGACAGGTTGGCGGTGATTTTAAACAACTGCCCGGAGTTCGTGATCCTGTACCTGGCAGTCACCTCCCTGGGGGCGGTCTTTGTGCCCCTCAATGGAAGACTCAAGGCTAGGGAGCTGTTCCCCCAGATAATGAAGGCAAGGCCCAAGGTCCTGGTTTCAGGAGAGGATACTTGGCCCGAGGTGAAGGAATTCCTGGATAAAATTCAGGGACTAGTGAGGATCTTCAAACAGGGAGATCCTGCTTTTGGGGCAGAGTCCCTGGAGGAACTGCTGCTGGGCCCAGATGCCCCAGCCCCTTGCCTGGATCACCTGCAAGAAGGGGACCTTTGCAGCATCATCTTCACCTCGGGTACCACTGGCACTCCCAAAGGGGTCATGATTTCTCACCGAAACGTGGTAAACACGGCCCAGGCCTGCGCCCGGGTCTTCTCCTCCACGTGCCAGGACGTAGATCTGATCATGGTTCCCCTTTTCCATGTTACGGGGCTTCACACACAACTTTGCAAATCCTTATACCTGGGCTCCACAACGGTTCTGATGAGATCCTTCAAGGCGGATCAGGCCCTGGAGATCATAGAGAGGGAGCGGGTGACCTTGAGCATTTCCGTGCCCACCATATACTGGCTGATGCTGAATTCGCCCTCTTTTACAGGCAGGGATCTCAGAAGCTTCCGGACAATAGTGTACGGAGGTGCTCCGTGTCCCCCGGAGCTCATCTCAAGGCTTCAGGAGGCTTTTCCCTGGGCTTCACTGATAAATGCTGGTGGACTCACCGAGGGAACCTCCCTGCAGTACGCCTTGCCCCCACAAGATGCCCTGAGAAAGGCCGGTTCAGTGGGCTTTCCAACCCCCTGCACGGAGACCAGAATCGTGGATGAGGATGGAAAGGAGGTGCCTGTGGGGGAGGTGGGGGAGCTTCTCCTCAAGGGGGCCGCAATAGCAATGGGCTACTGGGAAGATCCCGTGGAGACCTCCAGGGCCTTTAAAGGAGGCTGGCTTCACACTGGGGACATGGCCAGAGTCGATGAGGAGGGATATCTCTGGCTCATGGATCGCAAGAAAGACATGATCATCCGCGGTGGCGAGAACATCTATTCCATCGAGGTGGAGAACGTGCTTTACGCTTTTCCCAAGGTCTTGGAGGCAGCCGTGGTGGGAATGCCGGATCCTGTCTTTGGAGAGCAGGTAAAGGCCTTTGTGGTGCTGCGGGAATCTGAGCAATCCACCCAGGAAGAAATCCGAGAGTTCTGTTCCCGTCACCTGGCGGACTACAAGGTGCCCAAGTTTATTGAGATTCTCAAGGAGCCTCTTCCTAGAAACCCCGGAGGAAAGGTGCAAAAGGAGCTGCTCAAGAAGGGTGTCTTTTAA
- a CDS encoding ABC transporter substrate-binding protein, whose protein sequence is MKKATVFLMVLGLLTLSLAQHAIAKEQLKIGLLNSLTGSFALAGAEAGHRGSLIAIEMWNEKGGVGNKYEVVPVVSDAQSNPDVAIREAERLINVEKVPVILGVYSSSIAVPLAPICEQNKTILWVTIAISDAVVKGRHQQYVFRPQPMGSQWGKTSVEMLKDNLSRFGYQEPKQLRVAVIYEDGPYGTSVQAANVEALKKYGMNLVHHEGYNHKANDLSALILKLKAAKPDVILHTGYYPDIVLFTKQARELGLTTKAIIGHGAGYANFPNLEKQLGKELVSYLYNIDTAPAQNLDPAKLHGDIGPVIKEFLKRYAQKHNEPSPPAHATMGFGHAWMLLKTLDHAVQKYGTPTPDNIRKAALELEIPEGASPCGYGMKFAPPEHEYAGQNLSSYPVVMQWVEQNVKVVWPAAMATAEPKIPMPAGNPLAAK, encoded by the coding sequence ATGAAGAAAGCTACAGTTTTCTTGATGGTCCTGGGCTTGTTGACTTTAAGCCTTGCTCAACATGCCATTGCCAAAGAGCAACTAAAAATAGGACTTCTCAATTCCCTTACCGGTTCTTTTGCCCTGGCAGGAGCCGAGGCCGGGCACAGGGGTTCGCTCATTGCCATAGAGATGTGGAATGAGAAAGGAGGAGTGGGCAATAAGTATGAGGTTGTGCCTGTTGTCTCCGATGCCCAGTCCAATCCCGATGTGGCCATAAGGGAGGCGGAAAGACTCATAAATGTGGAAAAGGTGCCTGTGATCCTTGGAGTCTACTCCAGCTCCATTGCAGTTCCTCTGGCCCCCATCTGCGAGCAAAACAAGACCATATTGTGGGTCACCATTGCCATTTCCGACGCTGTGGTCAAAGGCAGGCACCAGCAGTACGTCTTCAGACCTCAGCCCATGGGCTCTCAATGGGGTAAAACTTCGGTGGAAATGCTAAAAGACAATCTTTCCAGGTTCGGCTACCAGGAGCCCAAGCAGCTGAGGGTGGCAGTCATTTATGAGGACGGACCTTATGGCACCAGCGTGCAGGCCGCCAATGTGGAGGCACTCAAGAAATACGGTATGAACCTGGTACACCATGAAGGGTATAACCACAAGGCCAATGACCTGTCGGCTTTGATCCTGAAATTGAAGGCCGCCAAGCCCGATGTGATACTCCACACCGGGTACTACCCTGACATAGTTCTTTTCACCAAGCAGGCCAGGGAGCTGGGGCTTACCACCAAGGCCATAATAGGCCACGGTGCTGGATACGCCAACTTCCCTAACCTGGAGAAGCAGTTGGGTAAGGAACTGGTCAGCTACCTTTACAACATTGACACTGCTCCTGCACAGAATCTGGATCCAGCCAAGCTCCACGGCGACATAGGCCCTGTGATCAAGGAGTTTCTGAAACGTTATGCACAAAAGCACAATGAGCCCTCTCCACCGGCACATGCCACCATGGGTTTCGGGCATGCATGGATGTTGTTGAAGACCCTGGATCACGCAGTTCAGAAGTATGGCACCCCCACGCCTGACAACATTCGCAAAGCGGCCTTGGAGCTGGAAATCCCAGAGGGAGCATCCCCTTGCGGATACGGGATGAAATTCGCCCCGCCGGAGCATGAGTACGCTGGGCAGAATCTCTCCTCATATCCTGTGGTAATGCAGTGGGTTGAACAGAATGTGAAGGTAGTATGGCCTGCGGCCATGGCCACTGCAGAGCCCAAGATTCCCATGCCAGCCGGGAATCCTCTGGCTGCCAAATAA
- a CDS encoding alpha/beta hydrolase produces the protein MTRLLIPEEDHLVGGLFVREVRPPLPTSISIPILMVHGVSHGWWAFESWLEFFAGFGWNCFSMSLRNHEGSFTVPQREYLKLSLENYVQDVLQVLKWIDRPAILIGHSMGGIIAQMVSERVGLKALVLVASVGPGQLGPTREALPTDRPFMLSPKEAKEVWFHRIGDKEFKEFYSRLVPESPSAMNDYSLGRIRIQRQKINCPILVVGAQYDQTVVHPFQRIADFYGCESLFVPEAGHDMMLEPVALDVALGINRWLLEKLPDQGLSANPPREF, from the coding sequence ATGACAAGGTTGTTGATACCTGAGGAGGATCACCTGGTAGGGGGTCTTTTTGTCAGAGAAGTAAGGCCTCCCCTTCCCACCTCCATTTCCATTCCCATACTGATGGTTCACGGGGTCTCACACGGATGGTGGGCCTTTGAGAGCTGGCTTGAATTCTTTGCAGGCTTTGGGTGGAACTGCTTTTCCATGTCTTTGCGCAACCACGAAGGTTCCTTTACCGTGCCCCAGAGGGAGTATCTGAAGCTCAGCTTGGAGAACTACGTGCAGGATGTGTTGCAGGTGTTGAAGTGGATTGATCGGCCTGCCATCCTCATAGGCCACAGCATGGGAGGCATCATAGCACAGATGGTTTCGGAAAGAGTGGGGCTTAAGGCCTTGGTGCTGGTGGCCTCTGTGGGGCCAGGCCAATTGGGACCTACGAGGGAAGCTCTTCCCACGGACAGGCCCTTTATGCTGAGCCCCAAGGAAGCCAAAGAAGTCTGGTTTCACAGAATCGGGGATAAGGAATTCAAGGAGTTTTACAGCAGGTTGGTCCCCGAGTCCCCCTCGGCCATGAACGATTACAGCCTGGGTAGGATAAGGATCCAGAGACAAAAGATCAATTGCCCCATTCTGGTGGTTGGAGCCCAATACGACCAAACCGTGGTCCATCCCTTTCAGAGGATAGCGGATTTCTACGGCTGCGAAAGCCTTTTCGTGCCTGAGGCGGGTCATGACATGATGCTTGAGCCCGTAGCCCTGGATGTGGCCCTGGGCATAAACCGATGGTTGTTGGAGAAACTCCCCGATCAGGGCCTAAGTGCCAACCCACCCAGGGAGTTTTGA
- a CDS encoding ABC transporter substrate-binding protein yields the protein MRAKVFLILAISLLMAFTVEASWSANRDFDKANTIRIGSLGPVQLPQGQGIHNAAKMAVEEINQAGGVHGKKLELFIGDTEGKPEKGITAMKKLVLEDKVDVLIGCYSSGVALAIQPYLPQYQIVFMATGTASIDLTNNVKNDYNKYKYFFRNMINSDIRQQKWAAKFLVEFVHRKLGYKKIAILAENAKWVHNYAPALKKDLEDAGIEVVFYEMFDVDVKDFSPTFAAIKGKGAQWIAQIVSHAASIPLVKAWQDSQSAPMGLCDVQGMDSKFWEMTGGKCLGEITYNFIARAPLTEKTIPMWDKYVKLFGTNPVYTTGFTYDGVYMLAEVIKQNKSLKSKDIIEGLEKISYKGVLHPEIGFDRETHDLLEGRYVMPMVQWQEGGKQVVVWPEEFKTGEFVPPTWWKK from the coding sequence ATGAGAGCGAAGGTTTTCCTCATTCTGGCAATTTCCCTGTTGATGGCTTTCACCGTAGAAGCATCTTGGTCGGCCAACAGGGACTTCGACAAGGCAAACACAATAAGAATAGGCTCCCTGGGCCCCGTGCAGCTGCCCCAGGGCCAAGGCATCCACAACGCAGCCAAGATGGCTGTTGAGGAGATCAACCAAGCTGGGGGGGTCCATGGAAAGAAACTGGAACTCTTTATAGGGGATACCGAGGGAAAGCCCGAAAAAGGCATAACCGCCATGAAGAAACTTGTCTTGGAAGACAAGGTAGACGTGCTCATAGGATGCTACTCAAGCGGGGTTGCCTTGGCCATTCAGCCCTACCTCCCCCAGTACCAAATAGTCTTTATGGCCACAGGAACTGCTTCCATTGATCTGACCAACAACGTTAAGAATGACTACAACAAATACAAATACTTTTTCCGAAACATGATTAACTCTGACATAAGGCAGCAGAAATGGGCGGCTAAATTCCTGGTGGAGTTTGTGCACAGGAAACTGGGATACAAGAAGATAGCCATCCTTGCTGAAAACGCCAAGTGGGTCCACAATTACGCCCCAGCCCTAAAGAAAGACTTGGAAGATGCAGGCATCGAGGTGGTGTTCTACGAGATGTTCGATGTGGATGTGAAGGATTTTTCTCCCACTTTTGCGGCTATCAAGGGAAAGGGGGCCCAATGGATTGCCCAGATAGTAAGCCATGCGGCCAGCATTCCCTTGGTCAAGGCTTGGCAGGACAGTCAGTCTGCCCCCATGGGGCTTTGCGATGTGCAAGGCATGGACTCCAAATTCTGGGAAATGACAGGGGGGAAATGCTTGGGTGAGATCACATACAATTTCATAGCCAGAGCCCCCCTTACCGAAAAGACGATTCCCATGTGGGACAAGTATGTGAAACTCTTCGGCACCAACCCAGTGTACACCACCGGCTTTACCTACGACGGAGTATACATGCTCGCAGAAGTAATAAAGCAAAACAAATCCCTCAAGTCCAAAGATATCATCGAGGGCTTGGAGAAGATTTCCTACAAGGGTGTCCTCCACCCAGAGATAGGCTTCGACAGAGAGACTCACGACCTTCTGGAGGGCCGCTACGTCATGCCTATGGTCCAGTGGCAGGAAGGAGGCAAGCAGGTGGTGGTCTGGCCAGAGGAGTTCAAGACCGGAGAGTTCGTTCCTCCTACCTGGTGGAAAAAGTAA
- a CDS encoding branched-chain amino acid ABC transporter permease — translation MELLFGRGLMMKRLGGLGAFGLLVMLAPLALDEIYHLELLFLCHYYVMLACSWDLLTGFTGNVNFGHAFFVGGAGFAGALLNKHLGLGPWLTLPAGAFLAGLCGLIVGSFTLRLRGPYFAAVTFCFAALLYKWIMIRHEIFGGEEGLSGLDWLTPTPLGNYYLSGFLMLGSVTGLYLLSRSSFGLALRSIGQNESTSQGSGVHTTKYKITAFVISASIAGLAGAMYGHAQMHVGPEMAHDSLSSLVLMMAVVGGMGSIIGPVIGAYLLTLINESLRFMGELRLLIYSGAVVLVILFAPKGLLDLILRAGLCLGQMLRKESRN, via the coding sequence GTGGAGCTCCTCTTCGGCAGAGGCCTCATGATGAAGCGTTTGGGCGGTTTGGGGGCTTTCGGTCTTTTGGTGATGCTAGCCCCTTTGGCTCTGGATGAAATCTATCACTTGGAGCTGCTTTTCCTTTGCCATTACTACGTGATGCTGGCCTGCAGCTGGGACCTCCTGACGGGCTTTACAGGAAACGTAAATTTCGGGCACGCCTTCTTCGTTGGCGGGGCTGGCTTCGCCGGAGCCCTTCTCAACAAGCACCTAGGGCTGGGCCCCTGGTTGACTCTTCCTGCAGGGGCTTTCCTGGCGGGGCTTTGTGGGTTAATAGTGGGCTCCTTTACTCTGAGGCTTCGGGGACCTTATTTCGCTGCAGTGACTTTCTGCTTTGCCGCGCTTCTCTACAAGTGGATAATGATTCGCCACGAGATCTTCGGGGGTGAGGAGGGACTTTCCGGCCTAGATTGGCTTACTCCAACTCCGCTGGGCAACTACTATTTGTCAGGGTTTCTTATGCTGGGTAGTGTGACGGGGCTTTATTTGCTGTCCCGTTCCTCTTTCGGGTTGGCCCTTCGCTCCATAGGGCAGAATGAAAGCACAAGCCAGGGCTCGGGGGTCCATACCACCAAATACAAGATCACGGCCTTTGTGATAAGCGCATCCATAGCCGGGCTGGCAGGTGCGATGTATGGACATGCCCAGATGCATGTAGGTCCTGAGATGGCACACGATTCTCTTTCTTCCCTGGTGCTAATGATGGCGGTGGTGGGCGGAATGGGTTCCATAATAGGGCCTGTGATAGGAGCGTATTTGCTCACATTGATAAACGAATCTCTCAGGTTCATGGGAGAGCTTCGTCTACTAATTTACAGCGGCGCGGTGGTATTGGTAATTCTTTTTGCTCCCAAAGGGCTCCTGGATCTCATATTACGAGCCGGCTTGTGTCTGGGGCAAATGCTGCGCAAGGAATCAAGAAACTGA
- a CDS encoding SDR family NAD(P)-dependent oxidoreductase: MRFQGKTVIVTGAGAGIGRAISKAFALEGARVALWDINGQAAGEAAREISSEGGEAFSRQVDVSMAGQVEEAFQDLLSRWKSIDVLVNNAGICLLGSIETIDERDWDRVMEVNLKSVFLCSRAVMGAMKAQGKGCIINMGSIAGKVGGIAVGAHYSASKAAVMCLTKSLAKELAPYGVRVNGVCPGVVETDMTRMITKGDWSSYVSQIPMGRVGNAWEVARAVLFLASEEASYITGEILDINGGQLMD, translated from the coding sequence GTGAGGTTCCAGGGCAAGACGGTCATAGTCACAGGTGCCGGGGCGGGCATAGGAAGGGCCATCTCCAAGGCCTTTGCCTTGGAAGGGGCCAGGGTAGCGCTTTGGGACATAAACGGGCAGGCGGCTGGGGAAGCAGCCCGAGAGATCTCTTCAGAGGGCGGTGAGGCGTTTTCAAGGCAGGTGGATGTGTCCATGGCTGGTCAGGTAGAGGAGGCCTTCCAGGATCTTCTTTCCCGGTGGAAGAGTATAGATGTTCTGGTGAATAATGCTGGCATTTGCCTGCTGGGTTCCATTGAGACCATTGACGAAAGAGACTGGGACAGAGTCATGGAGGTGAACCTAAAGAGCGTCTTTCTTTGCTCCAGGGCCGTAATGGGCGCCATGAAGGCTCAGGGCAAGGGTTGCATCATCAACATGGGTTCCATAGCTGGCAAGGTGGGAGGTATTGCTGTGGGAGCTCATTACTCAGCCTCCAAGGCAGCCGTCATGTGCCTGACCAAATCCCTGGCCAAGGAGCTGGCCCCCTACGGGGTCAGAGTAAATGGTGTGTGCCCTGGTGTGGTGGAAACAGACATGACCCGAATGATCACAAAGGGGGATTGGAGCTCCTATGTTTCCCAAATACCCATGGGAAGGGTAGGCAATGCTTGGGAGGTGGCAAGGGCAGTGCTTTTCTTGGCCTCTGAGGAGGCTTCTTATATAACCGGAGAGATCCTGGATATAAACGGCGGACAGTTAATGGACTAA